In a genomic window of Salegentibacter salegens:
- the moeB gene encoding HesA/MoeB/ThiF family protein, translated as MLTEKEKKRYLRHILLEEIGEAGQLKLKNAKVLVIGAGGLGCPALQYLAAAGVGKIGIVDDDLVDLSNLQRQILFSEKDVGELKTLAAKKRLHQMNSSIEIMTYNERLTEKNVLPLFSRYDIIVDGSDNFITKYLANDAAVLTGKPLVFGSIFKFDGQVSVFNYQNGPTYRCLFPQPGSPGEMPSCSETGVLGILPGIIGNLQANEVLKMILGIGNVLSGKLLVFDALEMQTLILPFSKNWEKVVTELEEINFSCETMPFVSISYEEYSKYPDSFTLLDVRSSEERDISNIEGLHIPLPELENRYSELASEDNLLVYCASGIRSLKAIFKLDSLLPEKKMYNLKGGLQKIK; from the coding sequence ATGCTGACAGAAAAAGAAAAGAAGCGCTATCTCCGGCACATACTTCTGGAAGAAATTGGCGAAGCAGGACAACTAAAATTGAAGAATGCAAAGGTACTGGTTATAGGAGCCGGTGGCCTTGGTTGTCCCGCTTTACAATACCTCGCTGCCGCCGGAGTAGGAAAAATTGGAATTGTAGATGATGATCTCGTAGACCTCTCCAATCTGCAACGACAGATTCTTTTTTCAGAAAAAGATGTAGGGGAGCTAAAGACACTCGCAGCCAAAAAACGGCTGCACCAGATGAATTCTTCTATAGAAATTATGACCTATAATGAGAGACTAACTGAAAAAAATGTACTCCCTTTGTTTTCCAGATATGATATTATAGTGGATGGAAGTGATAACTTTATCACCAAATACCTGGCAAACGATGCTGCAGTGCTTACCGGAAAACCTTTGGTATTTGGTTCTATCTTTAAATTTGACGGGCAGGTTTCGGTGTTCAATTACCAAAATGGTCCTACTTATAGATGTCTCTTCCCACAACCCGGCTCTCCCGGGGAAATGCCCTCTTGTAGCGAAACAGGTGTCCTGGGGATTTTACCGGGAATTATCGGAAACCTACAGGCAAATGAAGTGCTAAAGATGATTTTAGGAATAGGAAACGTATTATCAGGGAAACTACTAGTTTTTGACGCTCTTGAAATGCAAACTCTAATCCTGCCTTTTTCTAAAAACTGGGAGAAAGTGGTCACCGAATTGGAAGAAATAAATTTTTCATGCGAAACCATGCCTTTCGTTTCAATTTCTTATGAGGAATACTCAAAATATCCGGACTCCTTTACTTTATTAGATGTTAGGAGTTCAGAAGAACGTGACATATCCAATATTGAAGGATTGCACATTCCTCTTCCGGAGCTAGAAAACAGGTACAGTGAATTAGCTTCCGAAGATAATTTGCTTGTTTATTGTGCATCAGGAATAAGAAGCTTAAAAGCCATTTTTAAACTAGATAGTTTGCTTCCCGAAAAAAAAATGTACAACCTTAAAGGAGGCTTGCAAAAAATAAAATGA
- the thiC gene encoding phosphomethylpyrimidine synthase ThiC: MKNDQTPKQQTISRVPFPNSEKIYVSGKIHPEIKVPMRKISLDDTVDKFNGKVEKNDPVLVYDTSGPYTEPSVEIDVRKGLMPIRNSWIAGREDVEQLQGLSSAYGREREENSKLDELRFKRNRKPLKAKSGQNVTQMHYARKGIITPEMEFIAIRENQKLEEINQISEQHPGNSFGASIPKVITPEFVRDEVARGRAIIPSNINHPENEPMIIGRNFLVKINANIGNSAVSSSIEEEVEKAVWACRWGADTIMDLSTGKNIHETREWILRNSPVPIGTVPIYQALEKVNGKAEDLTWEIFRDTLIEQAEQGVDYFTIHAGVRLAYVPHTAKRVTGLVSRGGSIMAKWCLAHHKESFLYTHFEEICDIMKAYDVSFSLGDGLRPGSIADANDYAQFAELETLGELTKIAWKHDVQCIIEGPGHIPMHMIKENMDKQLEVCGEAPFYTLGPLTTDIAPGYDHITSGIGAAMIGWFGCAMLCYVTPKEHLGLPNRDDVKEGVITYKIAAHAADLAKGHPGAQHRDDALSKARFEFRWEDQFNLALDPDTARSYHDETLPSENAKVAHFCSMCGPNFCSMKITQDVRKFAEENGMDTQEAIEEGMKKKSEEFKAKGSEVYL; the protein is encoded by the coding sequence ATGAAAAATGACCAGACTCCAAAGCAGCAAACCATTAGCCGTGTACCTTTTCCCAACTCAGAAAAGATCTATGTAAGCGGAAAAATCCATCCGGAAATCAAAGTTCCAATGCGGAAAATTTCCCTGGATGACACGGTAGATAAATTCAACGGAAAAGTAGAGAAAAACGATCCTGTTTTGGTCTATGACACCAGCGGTCCCTACACAGAACCATCGGTGGAAATAGATGTGCGGAAAGGACTTATGCCCATTCGCAACAGCTGGATTGCCGGCCGGGAAGATGTAGAGCAACTACAGGGACTCTCTTCGGCTTATGGACGGGAAAGGGAAGAAAATTCCAAACTTGATGAGCTTCGTTTTAAAAGGAATAGAAAGCCTCTTAAAGCAAAATCTGGACAAAATGTGACCCAGATGCACTATGCCAGAAAAGGTATTATCACTCCCGAAATGGAATTCATTGCGATTCGTGAAAACCAAAAGCTGGAAGAGATAAATCAGATCTCAGAGCAACATCCGGGAAATAGTTTTGGAGCCAGTATTCCAAAAGTAATTACTCCGGAATTTGTACGGGATGAGGTCGCCCGGGGACGAGCAATTATTCCTTCCAACATTAATCACCCCGAAAATGAGCCTATGATCATTGGCCGGAACTTCCTGGTGAAGATCAACGCCAATATCGGAAATTCGGCGGTGTCTTCTTCTATTGAAGAAGAAGTTGAAAAAGCAGTCTGGGCCTGCCGTTGGGGAGCAGATACAATAATGGATCTTTCCACCGGAAAAAATATTCATGAAACCCGGGAATGGATCCTCAGGAATTCTCCGGTGCCCATAGGAACCGTACCTATTTACCAGGCTCTGGAAAAAGTAAACGGAAAAGCCGAAGATCTTACCTGGGAAATCTTCAGGGATACACTTATCGAGCAGGCCGAGCAGGGAGTGGATTATTTCACCATTCATGCCGGAGTGCGGTTAGCTTATGTTCCGCATACCGCTAAAAGAGTGACAGGACTTGTGTCCCGTGGGGGTTCTATTATGGCAAAATGGTGTTTGGCACATCATAAAGAAAGCTTTCTGTATACCCACTTTGAGGAGATTTGTGATATTATGAAAGCCTATGATGTTTCTTTCTCCCTTGGAGATGGTCTGCGTCCTGGAAGTATTGCCGATGCCAACGATTATGCCCAGTTCGCCGAACTTGAAACCTTGGGTGAGCTCACAAAAATCGCCTGGAAACACGATGTTCAGTGTATTATTGAAGGCCCCGGCCATATCCCAATGCACATGATCAAGGAGAATATGGATAAGCAGCTGGAAGTATGTGGGGAAGCGCCTTTCTACACCTTAGGACCTTTGACCACAGATATTGCTCCCGGTTACGACCACATCACCAGTGGGATTGGCGCCGCTATGATAGGTTGGTTCGGCTGTGCAATGCTTTGTTATGTGACTCCAAAAGAACATTTGGGATTGCCTAACAGGGATGACGTAAAAGAAGGAGTGATCACTTACAAAATCGCTGCGCACGCTGCAGATTTGGCGAAAGGCCATCCAGGGGCACAACACAGGGATGATGCGCTGAGTAAAGCCCGATTCGAATTCAGGTGGGAAGATCAGTTTAACCTGGCTCTTGATCCTGATACCGCGAGATCTTACCATGATGAGACTCTACCTTCTGAAAATGCTAAAGTAGCCCATTTCTGTTCTATGTGCGGACCTAATTTCTGCTCTATGAAAATCACACAGGACGTTCGAAAATTTGCTGAAGAAAACGGAATGGACACGCAGGAAGCAATCGAGGAAGGAATGAAGAAAAAGTCGGAAGAATTTAAGGCAAAAGGAAGTGAAGTCTACTTGTAA
- a CDS encoding thiazole synthase — translation MSKTDQLQIADKTFSSRLFTGTGKFSSSEVMQQAVLASESELVTVALKRVEPGNDDDKMISALKDSYINLLPNTSGVRNAKEAVFAAQMAREALETNWVKVEIHPDPKYLLPDPVETLKACEELVKLGFVVMPYIHADPVLCKRLEEVGAQCVMPLGAPIGSNKGLKTLDFLEIIIEQSNVPVIIDAGIGSPSHAAHAMEIGADAVLVNTAIAVSQNPVAIAKAFKLAVEAGRIAYTAKLAPQRQQAEASSPLTQFLYE, via the coding sequence ATGAGCAAAACAGATCAATTACAAATAGCAGATAAAACTTTTTCTTCCCGCCTGTTTACCGGAACAGGAAAATTCAGTTCTTCAGAAGTAATGCAGCAAGCTGTTTTAGCTTCAGAAAGTGAACTGGTAACGGTGGCGTTAAAAAGAGTGGAGCCGGGAAATGACGATGATAAAATGATCTCTGCCTTAAAAGATTCTTACATTAACCTTCTCCCAAATACTTCGGGGGTACGAAATGCTAAAGAAGCCGTATTTGCCGCTCAAATGGCCCGGGAAGCTCTGGAAACAAACTGGGTAAAAGTAGAAATACATCCCGATCCCAAATATTTACTTCCCGATCCTGTTGAAACTTTAAAAGCATGCGAAGAACTGGTGAAATTAGGTTTTGTGGTAATGCCATACATACACGCAGATCCGGTTTTATGTAAGCGCCTTGAAGAAGTGGGAGCACAATGCGTGATGCCTTTGGGAGCTCCAATCGGGAGTAACAAAGGACTGAAAACGCTGGATTTCCTGGAGATCATAATCGAACAAAGCAACGTGCCTGTGATTATAGATGCGGGAATCGGAAGCCCGTCTCACGCTGCGCACGCGATGGAAATTGGAGCCGATGCCGTTTTGGTGAATACTGCAATTGCAGTTTCCCAAAATCCGGTAGCAATAGCCAAAGCCTTTAAACTAGCTGTAGAAGCCGGAAGGATAGCTTATACCGCGAAACTAGCTCCACAAAGACAGCAAGCCGAAGCAAGTAGCCCCTTAACACAATTTCTATATGAGTAG
- a CDS encoding NAD(P)/FAD-dependent oxidoreductase, whose amino-acid sequence MKQLETQILIIGAGPSGMVAAGYLKKHGVDCLVVEKSTFPRFSIGESLLPRSMDNFEEAGLLEAIKAASFQKKYGARFIKGGKVGEFDFSEKFGKGWDWTWQVPRADFDLVLANEMERKGVKIFFNAEVTNVIFCGKKSTTEIVINSEDNFKINADFIIDASGNGRVLANQLKLNASPKISGNSSIFTHIKETNRPKGKEGELITFEVLDTKTWFWYFPFSNGNSSLGFVSNNDWFGNFSKDNSLAFREMLKKLEYYQDRFDDELFLFEPIKMPNISRNVKKIYGEGFALSGNSAEFLDPIFSSGVAFATESGLQAAKLARLEVEGEQVNWEKDYADYMQAGISVFSSYVKEWYTGNLQKLFFHEMPRKEIKEQICAVLAGYVWDKSNPFVKNHQRIIKNVARLIDQEEINV is encoded by the coding sequence ATGAAACAGCTTGAAACCCAAATCTTAATTATTGGTGCAGGTCCATCTGGTATGGTTGCAGCCGGCTATTTAAAAAAACATGGGGTTGATTGTTTAGTAGTCGAAAAAAGTACGTTCCCGCGTTTTAGTATCGGGGAAAGTTTGCTTCCCAGGAGTATGGATAATTTTGAAGAAGCAGGATTACTGGAAGCTATTAAGGCAGCCAGTTTTCAGAAAAAATATGGCGCGAGATTTATAAAAGGCGGCAAAGTTGGCGAATTTGATTTTAGTGAGAAATTTGGCAAAGGTTGGGATTGGACCTGGCAGGTTCCAAGGGCTGATTTTGATCTTGTGTTAGCAAATGAGATGGAGCGTAAAGGCGTAAAAATTTTCTTTAATGCCGAAGTTACTAATGTTATTTTCTGCGGAAAAAAATCTACTACTGAAATTGTTATAAATTCTGAAGATAATTTTAAGATAAACGCTGATTTTATAATTGATGCCAGTGGGAATGGCCGTGTTTTAGCAAATCAGTTGAAATTGAATGCATCTCCAAAAATATCTGGGAATTCATCAATATTTACTCATATTAAAGAGACAAACAGGCCAAAAGGAAAAGAAGGTGAATTGATTACTTTTGAAGTTTTGGACACTAAAACCTGGTTTTGGTATTTCCCTTTTTCAAACGGAAATTCAAGCCTGGGTTTTGTGAGTAATAATGATTGGTTTGGAAATTTCAGTAAAGATAATTCGTTAGCGTTTAGAGAAATGCTAAAAAAACTGGAATATTATCAGGATAGATTTGATGATGAATTGTTTCTTTTTGAGCCAATTAAAATGCCAAATATCTCAAGAAATGTAAAGAAAATTTATGGAGAAGGATTTGCACTAAGTGGTAACAGTGCTGAGTTTCTTGATCCTATTTTCTCCTCGGGAGTAGCTTTTGCAACCGAATCTGGTTTACAGGCAGCTAAACTTGCCAGGCTGGAAGTTGAAGGAGAACAAGTTAATTGGGAAAAAGATTATGCCGATTATATGCAAGCAGGAATTTCTGTATTTAGCAGTTATGTAAAAGAATGGTATACAGGGAATTTGCAAAAATTGTTTTTTCACGAAATGCCGCGGAAAGAAATAAAAGAACAAATTTGTGCAGTTCTCGCCGGTTATGTTTGGGATAAGAGCAATCCATTTGTCAAGAATCATCAGCGAATTATTAAAAATGTAGCTCGCTTAATAGACCAGGAAGAAATAAATGTTTAA
- the thiE gene encoding thiamine phosphate synthase, with the protein MISNLHYISQGETPEEHLKNIRKMCAAGADWIQLRLKDESFETILETAKAAKNICDEFQVKLIINDFPEVANKVDAHGVHLGKEDNCPLEARKLLGPDKIIGGTANTLEDCEGLCEKQVDYIGLGPFRFTTTKKKLSPILGAEGYRNLIQSLRANGKSIPVIAIGGIEPTDLRILAEIGLNGVAISGWLTSHPHPEIIFKEIQQQFSEKQL; encoded by the coding sequence ATGATTTCGAACTTACATTACATATCGCAGGGAGAAACTCCTGAAGAACACCTGAAAAATATACGTAAAATGTGTGCCGCCGGAGCAGACTGGATTCAATTGCGTCTCAAAGATGAATCTTTTGAGACCATTTTGGAAACAGCAAAAGCAGCAAAGAACATTTGTGACGAATTTCAGGTGAAATTAATCATAAATGACTTTCCGGAAGTAGCAAATAAAGTAGATGCCCATGGCGTTCACCTGGGAAAAGAAGATAACTGCCCTTTGGAAGCCAGAAAACTCCTTGGGCCAGATAAGATCATTGGAGGAACCGCTAATACACTGGAGGATTGCGAAGGCCTGTGTGAAAAGCAGGTAGATTATATTGGTTTGGGGCCATTCCGGTTTACCACGACAAAAAAGAAGCTTAGCCCCATATTGGGAGCAGAAGGTTATCGAAATTTAATACAAAGCCTTCGTGCTAACGGAAAATCAATTCCAGTAATCGCCATTGGCGGAATTGAACCGACAGACCTTCGGATTTTAGCAGAAATTGGGTTAAACGGCGTGGCCATTTCCGGCTGGCTCACAAGTCATCCACATCCAGAAATAATCTTTAAAGAAATCCAACAACAATTTTCAGAAAAACAATTATGA
- a CDS encoding hydroxymethylpyrimidine/phosphomethylpyrimidine kinase — MSMHSRPFVLSIAGFDPTGGAGLLADIKTIEGQGCYGVAVNTANTIQNDVKFEACHWTSEAIILQQLELLLECFPIEVVKIGIVENLQILNKVISTILLRNKDIRIIWDPVLKSTSGFSFHDPKEFQKDINSILENIFVVTPNFDEGKLLYAGLTPEETIRKISSKTNLHLKGGHRMANIGLDELFTTKGECLSLEPVRKDCSEKHGSGCIFSSALAAHLALGESLPEAARKAKIYIEKILASNNTLLAYHNL, encoded by the coding sequence ATGTCTATGCATAGCAGACCATTCGTTTTAAGCATCGCCGGATTCGACCCCACAGGCGGAGCCGGATTGCTGGCTGATATTAAGACTATTGAAGGTCAGGGGTGTTACGGCGTAGCGGTAAACACTGCAAACACTATCCAGAATGATGTCAAATTTGAAGCCTGTCACTGGACTTCTGAAGCTATTATTCTTCAGCAACTGGAACTTTTACTGGAATGTTTTCCTATAGAAGTGGTGAAAATCGGGATTGTGGAAAACCTTCAGATTTTGAACAAAGTAATTTCCACCATACTGTTAAGAAATAAGGATATCAGAATCATTTGGGATCCGGTATTAAAATCCACTAGCGGATTCTCATTTCATGATCCAAAAGAATTTCAGAAGGATATTAACTCAATTCTGGAAAATATATTCGTTGTCACTCCGAATTTTGACGAAGGTAAATTGCTTTACGCCGGGTTAACACCGGAAGAAACAATCAGGAAAATAAGCAGCAAAACCAATTTACACCTCAAAGGAGGCCACAGAATGGCAAATATCGGCCTGGACGAACTGTTTACCACAAAAGGGGAGTGTCTCAGTTTAGAACCCGTTAGAAAAGATTGTTCAGAAAAACACGGCAGCGGATGTATTTTTTCATCGGCATTGGCAGCACATTTAGCTTTGGGTGAATCTCTTCCGGAAGCTGCCCGAAAAGCAAAAATATACATCGAAAAAATATTAGCATCAAATAACACCTTACTAGCATATCACAACCTATGA
- a CDS encoding site-specific integrase, with product MRTSQTFSISFIIRKKKKQPESAILYARITVNGKSLEISLKRTIPIDKWNPVASKLTGNSSESRLINKKIDETKAQLYKTHDSLVKEGLLVTTQTVKARFLGSDQQHYTLIYLIHYHKEKMGKVLKYGTMKNYTTTENYLKDFLKAQYNTSDIYLKQIDYQFTLGFESFLRGLPRLQNNGVMKHMERFKKLMRLAEDLDWIEKNPTKRFKLRFDQVDMVYLSKAELQKIKEKEFKRSTHNINRDIFVFCCYTGLPYGDVKELKKKHIQIGVDGNKWIYTRRIKTNTMLRIPLLEEAERILEKYQDHPKVCSSDILLPVYSNQKTNQYLREITKAVKINKELSFHAARHTFATTVTLANGVPIETVSKLLGHTKLSTTQIYARVIDSKISSDMDSLRIKLNNKN from the coding sequence ATGCGTACCAGTCAAACCTTTTCCATTTCTTTTATTATCCGAAAAAAGAAAAAACAACCTGAATCAGCTATCCTCTATGCCCGAATTACCGTAAACGGCAAATCCCTTGAAATCAGTTTAAAACGTACTATTCCGATTGACAAGTGGAATCCAGTAGCCAGTAAACTTACTGGTAACAGTTCTGAAAGCCGGCTCATCAATAAAAAAATTGATGAAACCAAGGCCCAGCTCTATAAAACCCATGACAGTCTTGTAAAAGAAGGACTGCTAGTAACCACGCAGACGGTCAAAGCTAGATTTTTGGGGAGTGATCAGCAGCATTATACGCTTATCTATTTGATCCATTATCACAAGGAGAAAATGGGTAAGGTTTTAAAGTATGGGACTATGAAAAACTATACAACTACGGAAAACTATCTCAAAGATTTTTTAAAAGCCCAGTATAATACCTCAGATATTTATTTAAAACAGATTGATTATCAGTTTACCCTGGGATTTGAAAGCTTTTTGAGGGGCTTGCCAAGGCTCCAAAATAATGGAGTCATGAAGCATATGGAGCGCTTTAAAAAACTGATGCGCCTGGCCGAAGATTTAGATTGGATTGAAAAGAACCCAACCAAAAGGTTTAAACTCCGTTTTGACCAGGTGGATATGGTCTACCTATCCAAAGCCGAATTACAAAAGATCAAGGAAAAGGAGTTCAAAAGGTCTACTCACAATATCAACCGAGATATTTTTGTGTTCTGTTGTTATACGGGGTTGCCCTATGGCGATGTCAAGGAGCTAAAGAAAAAGCATATTCAGATAGGTGTTGATGGGAATAAGTGGATATACACCCGAAGGATAAAAACTAATACGATGCTGAGAATCCCACTGTTAGAAGAAGCTGAACGAATTCTTGAAAAGTACCAGGACCATCCAAAGGTATGTTCCAGTGATATTTTACTTCCGGTCTATTCCAACCAGAAAACCAACCAGTACTTACGCGAAATTACCAAAGCGGTAAAGATAAATAAAGAACTTAGTTTCCACGCCGCAAGGCATACTTTTGCCACAACGGTAACCTTAGCCAATGGTGTTCCTATTGAAACAGTATCTAAGCTTTTAGGACATACAAAATTATCTACTACTCAAATTTATGCCCGGGTAATTGATTCTAAAATTTCAAGTGATATGGACTCTTTGAGAATTAAATTAAATAATAAAAATTAA
- a CDS encoding thiamine phosphate synthase, with translation MFILFTSEENSSAEKEQLIHFFENGLPLLHVRKPVITEEEMKTWLSQFEEKHLQKMVLHQHHRLTEFFPVKGIHLKENFRSKQEDLAQYIEQFQRKGLTVSSSFHVPEEVKKEVSGFDYVFLSPVFTSVSKERYKGKEFNVEKLPHRVVALGGIEADKILTAKEMGYAGVAVLGAVWFAENKYKVFTEIFKKYRNVYA, from the coding sequence ATGTTCATTCTTTTCACTTCGGAAGAAAACAGCAGTGCTGAAAAGGAACAGCTCATTCATTTTTTCGAGAATGGGCTGCCCCTTTTGCACGTGCGTAAACCGGTAATAACCGAAGAAGAAATGAAGACCTGGTTATCACAATTTGAAGAAAAACACCTTCAAAAAATGGTGCTTCATCAACATCATCGATTAACTGAATTTTTTCCTGTAAAAGGAATTCATTTAAAAGAAAACTTCAGAAGCAAACAGGAAGATTTAGCTCAGTATATCGAGCAATTTCAACGGAAAGGTCTTACGGTAAGTTCCTCATTCCACGTTCCTGAAGAAGTAAAGAAGGAAGTTTCAGGATTTGATTACGTTTTTTTGAGTCCGGTGTTTACTTCTGTTTCAAAAGAAAGATATAAGGGAAAAGAATTCAATGTGGAAAAACTTCCGCACAGAGTGGTCGCTTTAGGCGGAATTGAAGCCGATAAAATACTTACAGCAAAAGAAATGGGCTATGCCGGAGTGGCGGTATTGGGAGCCGTATGGTTTGCAGAAAATAAGTATAAAGTTTTTACTGAAATTTTTAAAAAGTACAGAAATGTCTATGCATAG
- the thiH gene encoding 2-iminoacetate synthase ThiH — translation MSSFKHTLNQYSWDDVLQSIFAKTEADVRAALQSNKRDLEDFKALISPAAKPFLEQMAQQSRTITKKRFGNTMQMYAPMYLSNECQNICTYCGFSMTNKIPRKTLSDAEIIKEAEFLKSKGYDHILLVTGEANKTVGVDYMCNTVKVLRPYFSNISIEIQPLDQDEYEKLIENGLYATLVYQETYHRETYKIHHPKGKKSNFDYRLETADRLGRAGIHKIGIGALFGLEDWRADSFFTALHLKYLQKTYWKTRYSISFPRLRPFSGGLEPKVEMTDPDLLQVICAYRLLDEEVELSISTRENEIFRNNIVHLGITSMSAESKTNPGGYVVEPQSLEQFEISDERSTEVIAKMLSESGLEPVWKDWEKSW, via the coding sequence ATGAGTAGTTTTAAACATACTTTAAATCAATATTCCTGGGATGATGTGCTGCAAAGCATTTTTGCCAAAACAGAAGCCGATGTGCGTGCTGCACTGCAAAGCAACAAGAGGGATCTCGAAGATTTTAAAGCGCTTATTTCTCCTGCTGCAAAACCTTTTCTCGAACAAATGGCGCAGCAGAGCAGAACCATCACCAAAAAGCGCTTTGGGAATACGATGCAGATGTATGCCCCCATGTACCTTAGCAATGAATGCCAAAATATTTGCACCTATTGTGGGTTTAGTATGACGAACAAAATCCCCAGAAAGACGTTGAGCGATGCAGAGATAATTAAGGAAGCTGAATTTTTAAAATCAAAAGGATATGACCATATTTTGCTGGTAACGGGAGAAGCAAACAAAACAGTGGGAGTTGATTATATGTGCAATACAGTAAAAGTGCTGAGACCTTATTTTTCCAATATTTCCATTGAGATTCAGCCGTTGGATCAGGATGAATATGAAAAGTTAATTGAAAACGGACTTTATGCCACGCTCGTTTACCAGGAGACTTATCATCGGGAGACCTATAAAATTCATCATCCAAAAGGGAAAAAGTCAAATTTTGATTATCGCCTGGAAACCGCAGATCGGTTGGGAAGAGCGGGAATTCACAAAATAGGCATCGGTGCTCTTTTTGGACTGGAGGACTGGAGGGCAGATAGCTTTTTCACTGCTTTGCATCTCAAATATCTGCAAAAGACCTACTGGAAAACGAGGTATTCCATTTCCTTTCCGCGATTGCGTCCCTTTAGCGGCGGACTCGAACCTAAAGTTGAAATGACAGATCCTGATCTGCTTCAGGTAATTTGTGCTTACAGGCTGCTGGATGAAGAGGTGGAATTATCTATTTCTACCCGGGAAAATGAAATTTTCAGAAATAATATTGTGCACCTTGGAATCACTTCAATGAGTGCCGAATCTAAAACAAACCCCGGCGGTTATGTAGTAGAGCCGCAGTCTCTGGAGCAATTTGAAATTTCAGATGAGAGAAGTACAGAGGTTATTGCAAAAATGCTTTCCGAATCGGGATTAGAACCTGTTTGGAAGGACTGGGAAAAAAGCTGGTAA
- the thiS gene encoding sulfur carrier protein ThiS: MITVNVNNTAHTFNSPSSLQDLLMQLAISEKGIAVAVNNQIISKSDWDRHELAEGENILIIRATQGG; encoded by the coding sequence ATGATAACTGTAAACGTAAATAATACCGCCCACACTTTTAATTCACCATCCAGTCTTCAGGACCTCCTGATGCAGCTTGCTATTTCTGAAAAAGGGATTGCTGTAGCTGTTAACAATCAGATTATTTCTAAGAGCGATTGGGATCGGCACGAATTAGCCGAAGGTGAAAACATACTCATTATCAGGGCCACTCAGGGAGGATAA